Part of the Kwoniella shivajii chromosome 1, complete sequence genome, tcatcctcaacaGTCAGACGAAGTTGAGATATGTATTGAAGCCACCCAACTGAAAGATCACAACAATATTCGAATCATCATTAACAGGGTTGTCACCGTAGACTGAGCTCCAGGTACCATCGGCCCATCTGACATGTCGTTCCTACCTCGACTCCTTCGTCCGTTCACTTCTTCCATCGCGGGACCCTCAAGGCTTCCTCTCAAATTCTCTTCGATACCTCCCTTAAACTCGATTACGAGTTCAGCCTCgttctcaacatcatcacctaACTTGGTGAAACAAAAGCTCAAGTCACATTCTGGATGCAAGAAGAGGTTCTTCGCTAATGCCAatggaatggtgagtatcctctctattctttgatccaatcaagaagaagaagggggaatgattgaagctgatctccTTATTAAATATAGTTTAAACGAGTAAGCTTCAGTATTCTCTATCGTCACCCATCGATCAAATTCCACTGAATGCTATGGAGGAGATCAAGGAGATTTGCAATAATACAGAATGACTTGCAAAACTAATatgattcaatcaatctttaATAGGCTCAAACCGGAAAAGCACATCTGAATACCGCATTTTCAACTGCCCGAATAAATAGATTAGCTAAATCAGTTTATGTGACCAAGACACAGGTGAGCTTTCATGAGTTGCCCGTTTTATCATCgtacatcagcttctatcagaggtgtgaaagatggaagtgtACAATTCTAGGGAGAACGAGTGATTTACGTGGTCAGCCAGACAACATCACAGAATGTTCTCAACTAAACCATCGTCAGAAAGAAGGGTTACAAAGGAGGAATAAATTCAAGTGATTGAGCCAACGCTGATTACTACTTTTGTACCCAAATAGAACCGAAAACTCAAAAAGATGTTACCGTACGCATAGTAGACATCGAATTATGATCATGTATATTATAACCCTCTCCACTGCACCTGAGCGTTGAACTGATGACCTCTTGATTAACAATTCACTGGATGTGGACTTGCGGTCTATTGTGGAAGGTTGAATTGAGGAAATCGAACAAGTGATGCATCAGTATCTACATTATAATAATCAAAAAAAGTATAAACTACAAATAAGGCAGCAGTGTTTGCTCTGTTATCCTATAACTACAAAGGCAACTATCTAAGTATGAACATTTGAAACTGATCTATAAACATACCTTCTTATGAACGTCATCATCCACAATCGGCTGTATGATCTAAGATTGCTCAGATTTCTCTTCGGCTAATCGGATATTTCCCTCTTGATAAGGGGGTAataaagcttcttcttcttctaatgCATGCTGAGTGGAAGGAGCAACTCCTTCAGCTGTTCTGCCTGCTTTCCTAGCTTGTCTTCTGGCTGCTCTCCTTGCTCTTCGTTCAGCTTTGTTTGGACATCCAGCTTTGAAGAATCTGAAAGAGAGTAAGAAaatcatgaagaagaaatgaattATTGAACCGAGACCTGCGCCAATTACAAAAGCGAGAGCGATAGATTCGACTGGTTTGAGGTTTTTGAGTGCTCGATTGAGTCTATACAATgcaatcaaatcagcacTTCCGTTTTTGTTTTCCTGATCCGTGATCATTTGtaaaagaatgaaatgatgacttaccttgCACTGATAGTTTTGGACACATGTCTATGCCCATGACCGTGCCCGTGACCGTGTCTatgggaatgatgataattatTCTCTGGTTCTGCTTGTTTCACTTcatgattgtgatgataaTGAGTCTTTGGAGGATGTTCATCGTGATTTGGGACTCTCCAATTTCCTTGTAAACCAGATTTGACAATCCATttattttcatctaatttTCTCCACCATTTCAATCCGTCCTTTCGCTCACTgtcattctcaatctcacTCTCAATCATGTTGGTCTCTTCGGCAATTCCATTGATGGGATGTGATTTGATTGAGCCACCTTCCGGGAATGGTACAACTTGATTGTTCATTTCATGAATATGTGATAACAGTTTTTCTCTAACTGAATGAACGGATTCTTCGCGATCCTGATCGTGAGCTCGAGAAGATCGAGTAAAACCTAATTTCTCGAATAAAGAGGTCCATTTGTCATTGCTAGTAGGGGCGTGTTCGTGGCATGGCATTGACGAAATGATAGGAACGATGGGCgaatcttccatctccttgCCATGTTCAAGGTCATGGTGCGGCTCAGTTGGTCGGAAAGTCACTTCGTCAGGTGAAGGGATTGGTTCAGACGATAAGGCGTATACTCGAAAGGGTATAGCTGAGACTGAGGTCGATGCGGCTAGTATTTCGTTGACATCGTTAGCATGGCATGTGATGCGTGAGAAGACACGCAAAGTGGTTGTCGAGCGGCAAAACGTGGATGAGAAAAGGAACTCACCTAGCGCAGCGAGAATTGCGAGTGAGAACTTCATATTGAGCGTTACTTAGAGAGATCTGATtatgaagaaaggtgaagttgTCGTGTATGAAAGTTCAGTCAACCAGTCAATGGTCTTTTATGATGGgacaaagtgagtatgaATGTAAagcagaaaggaaaggattgTGAGTGAAATGACGGATCCAGGAGAGATTATAGGTGGGTATATATGATTTTTTGGGAATTGGTGGAGGTTTCAGGACGAAAAAGGAAATTTAATGACAAAGGGGTTTATTGGCCACGTGGATGTGGATTTCTACTTTGCTTGAGACGGAGTTTGAATGCGATGTCCGTGGGATATCAGCGGGGCCACTTTCAAGATCACTTTCAGCGATGTGTTTAATAATATTGACAAAATGCAATTGTCAATCTTCTCAACTCATTAATTGTACCACAACCTCTTCACGttttctttgactttcaagATCCATATTTAATAGCTGGACTGTCAAATTCAAAGTCGAAACTCAAAACAGCATGTCGGTAATGCTCGAAACTTCCTTGGGGGAACTGGTGATTGATTTGGAAGTGGATAAATGTCCGAGGACATGTGAGAATTTCTTGAAATTGTGTAAAATAAAATATTATGCTTTGAATGCGTTCTTCAATGGTGAGTGGAATTCAACACTGGGAAAAGCTACAATGAGTAATTGGATTAAGTGGAACTTTGAGATGTATCCAATTCGATGCTAATCTTGTTTCTATCTCTGCTGACGGACGATGAATTTGTCTTGTTTACGACGTATCGTAGTATCAAAGGATTTTATCGCTCAAACTGGAGATCCAACAGCTACAGGAACCGGAGGAGAATCGCTTTCTTCGTATCTGCATAATCAATCTCAgtctcaatcatcatcaagaaatGTCAGTTCTAATAATCCAGGACGATACTTCACGCCTGAAATAACGAATTCACTCAAACATCAATCGAAAGGAACTGTCTCAATGGCAGTAGCACCTACCAATCCCCCCGGATGTGGATCgcaattcttcatcaccctAGCTGATGGAATAGAATACTTGGATGGTAAACATGCTGTCTTCGGTCATGTGATCGAGGGTTTAGATACATTAGATAAGATAAACGAAGCGTTTCTGGATAAAGAGGGTAGACCGTTACAAGATATCAGAATAAGGCATGTTGAAAtattgggtgagtgattcgTTCATTATCATTGACCAGGACCAGGGATTTAAGGCTTCTGTCGACCCATAATATCGAGTCTCTCATCTCCTGACCTGAATTGTGTTCGTTCGCTAATATTACATTGGTTTTGACATCTCGCAGAAGATCCATTCGATGATCCGACCAATTTAATCCCAATTCCAGATTCTCCGCTAAGACCACCGGATTCATTCTCTTCTAT contains:
- a CDS encoding ribosomal protein L35, encoding MSFLPRLLRPFTSSIAGPSRLPLKFSSIPPLNSITSSASFSTSSPNLVKQKLKSHSGCKKRFFANANGMAQTGKAHLNTAFSTARINRLAKSVYVTKTQNRKLKKMLPYA